Proteins encoded within one genomic window of Glycine soja cultivar W05 chromosome 1, ASM419377v2, whole genome shotgun sequence:
- the LOC114408272 gene encoding UV-B-induced protein At3g17800, chloroplastic-like produces the protein MLVSGAISDVLVVLPPSASLRLPEFRHLHAFTVSDAKGFLSGGFLKSCPSSYNPKHYNELYNFRARGLVARASADPRDNLVPFAPLQFESPVGQLLEQISNTHPHLLPAAIDQQLENLQTARDAQNESSDSSLDSLYKRIAEVKEKEKRTTLEEILYCSIVHKFLENNISMIPKISATSDPTGRVDLWPNQELKLEGVHSPEAFEMIQSHLSLVLGDRLVGPLQTVVQISKIKLGKLYAASIMYGYFLKRIDERFQLERSMGTLPKDFGKAKSFDEPSPGIKLWDPDSLIIVHDYDNDSDHMDTDEGRSFRLRAYVMQLDAETLQRLATVRSKEAISLIEKQTQALFGRPDIRVSEDGSIETSNDELLSLTFSGLTMLVLEALAFGSFLWDKENYVESKYPFLDID, from the exons ATGCTGGTTTCGGGTGCTATTAGCGACGTTTTGGTGGTGCTTCCACCTTCGGCATCTCTCAGACTTCCGGAATTTCGCCATTTGCATGCTTTCACAGTTTCTGACGCCAAGGGTTTTCTGTCTGGGGGATTTCTTAAA AGCTGTCCTTCATCTTACAATCCCAAGCACTACAATGAACTCTACAATTTCCGAGCTAGAGGCTTAGTTGCAAGAGCATCTGCTGATCCAAGGGATAATTTGGTGCCATTTGCTCCCCTCCAATTTGAGTCACCAGTTGGTCAGCTTTTGGAACAAATCTCAAATACCCATCCGCATCTACTACCAGCAGCCATTGATCAACAACTAGAGAATCTTCAGACTGCTAGAGATGCTCAGAATGAATCTTCTGATTCATCTCTTGATTCCCTTTACAA GAGGATAGCGGAagtcaaagagaaagaaaagcgAACAACATTGGAAGAGATATTGTACTGCTCAATTGTACATAAATTTTTAGAGAACAATATTTCAATGATCCCAAAAATATCAGCAACATCAGATCCCACTGGTCGAGTGGATTTATGGCCAAATCAAGAGCTGAAACTAGAAGGGGTTCATTCTCCAGAGGCATTTGAGATGATTCAGAGTCACTTATCTCTGGTACTGGGAGATCGCCTTGTGGGCCCTCTCCAGACAGTTGTTcaaattagtaaaattaaactGGGAAAGTTGTATGCTGCTTCTATAATGTATGGATACTTCCTCAAACGAATTGATGAACGGTTTCAACTTGAAAGGTCAATGGGAACCCTCCCCAAGGATTTTGGAAAAGCTAAAAGTTTTGATGAACCATCACCAGGCATCAAGCTTTGGGATCCTGATTCCTTAATCATAGTACACGATTATGACAATGACAGTGATCAcatggatactgatgaaggcaGATCTTTCAGACTAAGAGCTTATGTGATGCAGTTGGACGCAGAGACACTTCAGAGACTTGCTACTGTACGATCGAAGGAAGCTATATCATTGATTGAAAAGCAAACTCAGGCCCTGTTTGGAAGGCCAGATATTCGTGTCTCCGAGGATGGTTCAATTGAAACATCCAATGATGAATTGCTTTCACTCACTTTCTCGGGCTTGACTATGCTAGTTTTGGAGGCACTTGCTTTTGGATCATTCCTATGGGACAAAGAAAATTATGTTGAATCCAAGTACCCTTTTCTTGATATAGACTAG